Proteins encoded by one window of Erwinia pyrifoliae DSM 12163:
- a CDS encoding glycine zipper 2TM domain-containing protein — translation MMMRLLIVALTGVTLAGCVNDSSLSGDVYSASEAKQIQNVTYGTLVSVRPVQIQGDDNTNVIGAIGGAVLGGFLGNTVGGGTGRSLATAAGAVAGGVAGQGVQSSMNKSQGVELEIRRDDGSTIAVVQKQAASRYSVGQRVAMTSNGREVTVSPR, via the coding sequence ATGATGATGCGTTTATTAATCGTGGCGCTTACCGGGGTAACGCTGGCTGGTTGTGTAAATGATAGCTCGCTTTCAGGTGATGTTTACTCGGCTTCTGAAGCAAAGCAGATTCAGAACGTCACTTACGGTACGCTGGTTTCCGTGCGTCCAGTACAAATTCAGGGTGATGATAATACGAATGTCATCGGTGCGATTGGCGGTGCAGTTTTGGGCGGCTTCCTTGGTAATACGGTTGGCGGCGGCACCGGACGCAGTCTGGCCACCGCAGCCGGGGCGGTTGCCGGTGGCGTAGCCGGCCAGGGCGTGCAGAGTTCCATGAACAAAAGTCAGGGCGTTGAGCTGGAAATTCGCCGCGATGATGGCAGCACTATTGCAGTGGTACAGAAACAGGCAGCCAGCCGTTATTCAGTGGGTCAGCGCGTAGCGATGACCTCTAACGGCCG